A section of the Candidatus Syntrophosphaera sp. genome encodes:
- a CDS encoding T9SS type A sorting domain-containing protein, producing the protein MKRILFFLFLTSVVSTLPCIEVGGHITQNATWTPDDNPYIITSFLYIDSGATLTILPGTHVLSSGADKNNINNFMWSGNNQPLAKMVIVNGTINAVGTSDNPIIFDKYQPDHEYRWGSIYIGPNAPISTFEYCEFRNSFFCDYIPGEWSLAAIDFDNGVINIRSCTFDNNLNAIRTGFLQDDILIYDCRFISINDTYPTPFGMTGFIGFSAAPEPEPVNHYKVTIAKCYFTGTAGLGPVGYYMDILYLNNVADNFVGRSEQSGEHRSEFGSVSSYGNLLNNGMGGWGCSSYAVTDTVFARRNQLIKPEDANPSNSPLILGSDGYGINYVSDNFLSGCVQVKTMMANATTSYIHNNTIENNFPGPILKFENLNPAYQDGQIRFFNNLVRYLGSIESYAVNVQDTSPFIYNNTILGYNTLHFSTGNYHTIYTNNIIDISYGFGQFDEGFYPLLYNNCLSIPIPQGSSIVGDGNIVAYPMFADSLNGDYSLSADSPCIDAGAYHPDLPEFDLRYHKRITPGAPGGPRTIDIGAYEYNSFNIGGINGYVYDSVSGLPVDCVKIEIVNKLPEFSDSLGCFQYPSGAGIYSVKVSRWDYQDLIIPNVVVNLGEDTILNIPLVRTNVANDDNTQSPEPTDFGLANFPNPFNPTTTISFIAPQAGITKLSVFNIKGQRVITLHDGFLTKGHHRIVWNGLDERGSAVSSGVYFVRVEINGTSQTHKMILIK; encoded by the coding sequence ATGAAACGAATTCTATTTTTCTTGTTCTTAACTTCAGTAGTATCTACTCTACCATGTATCGAAGTTGGTGGTCACATTACTCAAAATGCTACCTGGACCCCTGACGACAACCCATATATCATAACATCCTTTCTTTATATTGATTCCGGGGCTACGCTTACTATCTTACCTGGCACACATGTACTGAGTTCTGGAGCAGATAAGAACAATATCAATAACTTCATGTGGAGTGGAAATAACCAGCCTCTGGCAAAGATGGTCATCGTCAATGGCACTATTAATGCTGTTGGAACATCTGATAATCCGATAATCTTCGACAAGTATCAGCCAGATCACGAATACAGATGGGGGTCTATTTACATTGGACCCAATGCACCTATATCTACATTTGAGTATTGTGAGTTCAGGAATTCCTTTTTCTGTGATTATATTCCTGGGGAATGGTCCTTGGCTGCAATTGATTTTGATAACGGGGTTATCAATATCAGAAGCTGTACATTCGATAATAACCTAAATGCCATACGCACGGGTTTTTTGCAAGATGATATTTTGATATATGACTGCAGATTTATATCAATAAATGATACTTATCCCACTCCGTTCGGTATGACCGGGTTTATAGGATTCAGTGCCGCTCCCGAACCGGAACCTGTGAATCATTACAAAGTAACAATAGCCAAATGCTACTTTACGGGGACGGCAGGATTGGGACCAGTTGGATATTATATGGATATCCTATATCTAAATAATGTTGCCGACAATTTTGTCGGTAGAAGTGAGCAATCGGGAGAACACAGATCCGAATTTGGCTCAGTAAGTAGCTATGGTAATTTGCTGAATAACGGCATGGGTGGTTGGGGGTGTTCATCATATGCTGTAACAGATACAGTTTTTGCAAGAAGGAATCAATTGATCAAGCCTGAGGATGCAAATCCCAGTAATTCTCCACTTATTCTTGGTTCAGACGGTTATGGAATAAACTATGTTTCAGATAACTTTTTGTCTGGCTGTGTTCAGGTTAAGACAATGATGGCAAATGCTACTACATCTTATATACATAACAACACCATAGAGAACAACTTTCCTGGACCGATATTAAAATTCGAGAATTTGAATCCTGCGTATCAGGATGGACAGATCAGGTTCTTTAACAATCTGGTAAGATACTTAGGATCTATTGAATCCTATGCAGTAAACGTCCAAGATACTTCTCCGTTTATATATAATAATACAATTCTCGGTTACAACACATTACATTTTTCTACAGGTAATTATCATACGATCTATACGAATAATATCATTGATATATCTTATGGTTTTGGGCAGTTTGATGAAGGGTTCTACCCATTATTATATAATAACTGCCTTAGTATCCCAATACCTCAGGGTTCATCTATTGTTGGAGATGGCAATATTGTAGCCTATCCCATGTTTGCGGACAGTTTGAATGGGGATTACAGTCTTTCAGCTGATTCACCGTGTATAGATGCCGGAGCTTACCATCCCGATCTTCCTGAATTCGATCTCAGGTATCACAAACGCATTACCCCAGGTGCTCCTGGAGGTCCTCGAACCATTGACATTGGGGCATATGAATACAACTCTTTCAACATCGGCGGGATAAACGGGTATGTTTATGATTCAGTATCAGGATTACCTGTTGACTGCGTGAAGATCGAGATTGTGAACAAATTGCCTGAATTCAGCGACTCCCTGGGTTGCTTCCAATATCCTTCCGGAGCGGGGATTTACTCTGTAAAAGTAAGCCGTTGGGATTATCAGGATTTGATTATTCCTAATGTAGTAGTAAATTTAGGTGAGGACACCATACTAAACATCCCGCTCGTGCGCACTAATGTAGCCAATGACGATAATACGCAGTCACCTGAACCCACAGATTTCGGCCTTGCTAATTTCCCTAACCCCTTCAATCCAACGACCACGATCAGTTTTATTGCCCCTCAAGCAGGAATTACCAAGCTGTCTGTGTTCAATATCAAAGGCCAAAGAGTGATAACCTTACATGACGGGTTCTTGACCAAAGGGCATCATCGAATAGTCTGGAATGGACTGGACGAGAGGGGATCTGCTGTAAGCTCCGGGGTTTATTTTGTGCGTGTTGAGATAAATGGTACATCTCAAACTCATAAGATGATACTTATAAAATAG
- a CDS encoding helix-turn-helix domain-containing protein: MAPMNTNTAEELNTMSIFNDERTYRTDEIADILRVDRSSVYRWIRDIGDPLPAFRTKENGQLRCSGKDLNLYLLKHKVRPEYE; the protein is encoded by the coding sequence ATGGCACCTATGAATACCAACACTGCAGAGGAACTGAACACAATGAGCATCTTCAATGATGAACGCACCTACCGCACCGATGAGATAGCCGATATCCTCCGGGTAGACCGCTCCAGCGTCTACCGCTGGATACGTGACATCGGTGATCCTCTGCCGGCTTTCAGAACTAAAGAAAACGGACAGCTGCGTTGCTCCGGTAAAGACCTCAACCTCTATCTACTGAAGCACAAGGTGCGCCCCGAGTATGAGTAA
- a CDS encoding DUF3164 family protein, with protein sequence MDTPKTPKPKKSVPNRIDANGQIIPVSIIKPEILKQDAIVTKTINRAIKLHDRMVADKNQFFQDVELYLQQVAEKNGLEWKGNAVLNSFDGKYRVEIRFKERIQFGIELQLAKQKIDECLKAWSADSNVNLRAIITEAFQVDKKGEIAKYRILRLRRYNIKDQTWKEAMELIDQAIQVVATKQYINFYERDESGQFRQIVLNFPAL encoded by the coding sequence ATGGACACCCCCAAGACCCCCAAGCCTAAGAAATCCGTACCCAACCGCATTGACGCTAACGGCCAGATCATCCCGGTCTCGATCATCAAGCCGGAGATCCTCAAGCAAGATGCCATCGTAACCAAGACCATCAACCGAGCTATCAAGCTGCATGACCGTATGGTAGCTGACAAGAACCAATTCTTTCAGGACGTGGAACTCTATCTCCAACAGGTAGCCGAGAAGAACGGCCTGGAGTGGAAGGGCAATGCCGTTCTCAACAGCTTTGACGGTAAGTACCGGGTAGAGATAAGGTTCAAGGAACGCATCCAATTCGGCATCGAACTCCAACTCGCCAAGCAGAAGATCGATGAGTGCCTCAAAGCCTGGTCAGCCGACTCCAACGTCAATCTCAGAGCTATCATCACCGAAGCCTTTCAGGTAGATAAGAAAGGTGAGATCGCCAAGTATCGCATTCTGCGTCTGCGCCGCTACAACATCAAAGACCAAACCTGGAAGGAAGCGATGGAACTGATCGACCAGGCCATCCAGGTCGTAGCCACCAAGCAGTACATCAACTTCTACGAGCGTGACGAGTCGGGGCAGTTCCGTCAGATCGTCCTCAACTTCCCTGCTCTATGA